The nucleotide sequence CTTTGCCGATTCATTGTGGCTCATTCTCTTGGATGTGTTCCTTTTTGCACTGGGCACTATGATTGCTGTTCCAAATCTGGTGGATGTCGTTCCTCGTTTTGCTCCCAAGGACTTGGTGGGCGCCTATTACGGCTTCAATGGGTATTCGATTGCCATCGGAGGTTCGTTCGGACAAATAGCCGGAGGATGGGTGTACGATGTAGGGCTGCGCTTGCAAACGCCGTGGCTGCCGTGGACCATTTGTTTGGTCATCGGGTTTTGGGTGGCCTGGATGCTATATCGTATGGAACAACAAACCGGACAAATCGGGAATGATCTGAAGAAAATAGCTCGATCGTAAATATTTTTGGGCGAAATGAAACATTTTCCATCGTTCACACGTATATAACGATAGAGAAGATTGGCGCAAGAAAGTGAGGGAATTTTATGGAAGATATGAAAAAGCTAAAGCGCATGTTGCTTGTAACGAGTTCCCTTGGATTTGCAGTTTTTGCCATGGTAGTCGTTACGGAAATTGTCCGAATCTCATTGTAGCATTGCCAAGCCTATTGCATCGCATATAAAACAAGAAAAGCTTGCAGTCCCTTCTTGAAGAGGGGGCTGCAAGCTTTTCTTTTTAATTTACGCTTCGAGTTTCTTTTTAAAATGGAATTGGTACACGCATATCGCGATGATCATAAACGGAACTCCGCAGTACAAGGCGATGCGCTGTTCTGGATCGAATGCCAGACTCACGAGAACGAGCAAGTTCAAGATCAAGGAAATCAAAGGCAGTATAGGGTACAAAGGCGTACGGAACTTCAGATCCTCCAGCTTGCCTCCATTTTTCAGGTAATGGCGACGGAAAGCGAGTTGTGAAGCGGAGATGGAGATCCAACCCACCTGTGCACCGAGACCAGCGATAGACAACAGTACCATGAACACCGTATCTTCTGCAAAAATACCGGACAGAAGAGACAAGAGAGCAATGGCAAACGTAATCAACAAAGCGTTCATGGGAATCCCTTTTCCATTTACGGCCCCAAGCTTTTTCGAAGCCATGCCTTCTTTGGACAGGGAGTAAAGCATACGAGTTGCTGCGTACAAACCAGAGTTCGCCACAGACAGAAGTGCTGTCAGGACAACGAAGTTCATAATGTCAGCCGCATAAGGAATCCCAATACTGTCAAAAACGACGACAAACGGACTTTCAATCACACCCGCCTGTTGGTGTGGAATCATCCCTGCCACGATGGCAATCGCCAGAATGAAGAAAACGAGTGTACGCCAAACGGTCGTACGAATGGCTTTCGGGATCGTCTTCTCTGGATTCTCACTTTCTCCAGCTGCAATCCCGATGAGCTCGGTACCTTGGAAGGAGAAGTTCACGGTGATCATCGTCATCAGCAAGCCTGTGATTCCAAACGGGAGAAGCGGGCTTTCTGTAAAGTTGGTGAGCATTGGCGCAGGCTGACCGTTTTTCAGGTCGATGAGGCCAAACATCGCAGCTCCACCCAAGATGATGAACAAGATGATAGCGCTTACTTTAATGCTGGAAAACCAGAACTCAGATTCACCGAACGCTCGAGCAGATAAAGCATTTAATAAGAAGAGCACTACACCGAAGATCGCGCACCACATCCAAACAGGTGAGTCAGGGAACCAACGTTGCATCAGCAATCCTGATGACAACAACTCTAAAGCAACGGTCACGGCCCAACCAAGCCAATACAACCAGCCTACACCAAACCCAAGTGCTGGGCTAACAAAGCGGGTCATATATGTTTGGAACGAACCCGCCACTGGCATGGCAACTGTCAGCTCGCCCAGACATAGCATAGTCAGATACATGATAAAGCCGCCGACTAAATAGGAGAGAATGGCACCAACTGGTCCTGCCTGACTAATTGTATAACCTGATCCGAGAAATAACCCGGTTCCGATTACGCCGCCAAGAGAAATCATAAAGAGGTGTCTGCTGTTCATCGTGCGTTTCAATTGATTGTGCTGATCCATGTTGCTTTGGGACATATAACCCTCTCCTTCACGCGAGTATGTTAAATGGATGTATGCGTTTTCAGGCGCGATAGCGATATATGCTCTGCAAGAATGATACCAAACGAAATACTTTATGAAAATATTATTTTTGAGGTATATACTGCCAAAAAGCGCAAAATCATTCGGCAGTTGATGCAAAATAATTAAAAAAACGCCAAATTTCTTGGCGTTTATTAAAATGGATAAGGTAATAATTGGATTGATAGAAGTGAAGTTAACAAGCTTTTAAAAAGGAACGATGAACCAACAAAACTGTCGAGAAGAAAAAGCGCAGAGCTCGTAGACCTTGACAAAGCCTACCCAGTCGGAACTGCAAAAAGGGGACCACGCTTGTCGAACACTTCTTCCTCGAGAACCTTCCGCCCGTAGGGTGCTTTGGCTCGACGGACCCCTTTTTGCAGTGGAGACGGACAGTGAATCACCTTTGCAAGCGTGTCAGAGTCGAAGGGAACTGTGCTTTTTCTTCTCCTCCACTATGTTGACTCAAACCAAAACGTTTTTATTGGTATGCTTTACCCCTTAATCCCCAGCTTACGCAAACGATACTGCAAGCTTTGACGACTGATCTGCAATTCCTTGGCTGCTCGTGAAATATTCCCGTTATAGCGTTCCACAACATGGTGAATATATGCTGTTTCAAATTCTTGCATGGTTTCCTTCAATGGTTTTCCTTCGTCCACAAAAGGCAACGTGTGAGGGGAGGGTTGCTCGATTGTTACGGAAGCGGCTGGCATACGACGCAAAAAGTGCAAGGGTAAGTGTTCATAGCGGATCGTTGATTCGTCAATCATCAGATTCATGGCCCCCTCAATCAAGTGTTGAAGTTCACGCACATTACCAGGCCAGTCATGCTGGATAAAAAATTGCAGGACCTCGTCGCTGATTCCACTTACTTCCATTTGAAACAGCTCATTGTATTTCTCAATAAAATGGCTGACCAGCATCGGAATATCTTCCTTGCGTTCCCGAAGCGGGGGGAGAAATAACGTGACGACGCCGAGACGATAGTACAAGTCTTTTCGCAGATGGGAATTGGCGATTGCCTCAACAGGATCTTCATTGATAGCGGCAATGATTCGTACATCGATCGACCGATCCTTGGTGTCCCCAATACGTCTAATCGACTTCTCTTGCAGAGCGCGCAACAATTTTGCCTGGAGTGGCATACTAAGCGAGTTGATTTCGTCGAGAAAAAGTGTTCCGCCTTCTGCTTGCTCAAACAATCCGGGTCGCTCTACTGCCCCAGTAAATGCTCCGCGAGCCGTTCCAAACAAAAGCCCTTCGATCAGGCTATCCGGAAGCGCAGCGCAGTTTTGTGAAATAAGGGGACCAGAAGCACGGAGACTGGCATTATGAATGCTTTGCACGAACAGCTCTTTCCCGGCACCAGTTTCACCGACTACCAACACGGACGAGGAGGTGCGTGCTGCACGTTTGGCATTTTCTATGACATCGAGAATAGGACCGCTTCTCCCGATAATGTGCTCGAATGTGTAGCGTGACCCGTTTTTTTGCAGCAAGTTTTCTCTGATCAACCGTTCCATTTTGGTAACATCATTTGCGATTTCCATTGCGCCGATGATCTTGCCATTTTCAATGATGGGATAGGTATTGTTGATGGTTGAAATTTCTTTTTGCTTGTCATTGAAATACGTTTGGCGTGTATTGCGAATGCTATTTCCGGTACGCAAGCATGTGAGCAAGGTACTTTCCTGTCCAGACGGGAACTGAAAAACCTCTGCCAAAGGTTTGTGCAAAACGTCTTGTCTGGTCATCGATTCCAGCTCGGTCATTTTGGAATTGTAGACAATCGTTGTC is from Brevibacillus brevis and encodes:
- a CDS encoding sigma-54 interaction domain-containing protein, which encodes MTTVSSSTHNSSADTLLRIYEHILDRMNEGVHVIDSDGTTIVYNSKMTELESMTRQDVLHKPLAEVFQFPSGQESTLLTCLRTGNSIRNTRQTYFNDKQKEISTINNTYPIIENGKIIGAMEIANDVTKMERLIRENLLQKNGSRYTFEHIIGRSGPILDVIENAKRAARTSSSVLVVGETGAGKELFVQSIHNASLRASGPLISQNCAALPDSLIEGLLFGTARGAFTGAVERPGLFEQAEGGTLFLDEINSLSMPLQAKLLRALQEKSIRRIGDTKDRSIDVRIIAAINEDPVEAIANSHLRKDLYYRLGVVTLFLPPLRERKEDIPMLVSHFIEKYNELFQMEVSGISDEVLQFFIQHDWPGNVRELQHLIEGAMNLMIDESTIRYEHLPLHFLRRMPAASVTIEQPSPHTLPFVDEGKPLKETMQEFETAYIHHVVERYNGNISRAAKELQISRQSLQYRLRKLGIKG
- a CDS encoding amino acid permease, coding for MSQSNMDQHNQLKRTMNSRHLFMISLGGVIGTGLFLGSGYTISQAGPVGAILSYLVGGFIMYLTMLCLGELTVAMPVAGSFQTYMTRFVSPALGFGVGWLYWLGWAVTVALELLSSGLLMQRWFPDSPVWMWCAIFGVVLFLLNALSARAFGESEFWFSSIKVSAIILFIILGGAAMFGLIDLKNGQPAPMLTNFTESPLLPFGITGLLMTMITVNFSFQGTELIGIAAGESENPEKTIPKAIRTTVWRTLVFFILAIAIVAGMIPHQQAGVIESPFVVVFDSIGIPYAADIMNFVVLTALLSVANSGLYAATRMLYSLSKEGMASKKLGAVNGKGIPMNALLITFAIALLSLLSGIFAEDTVFMVLLSIAGLGAQVGWISISASQLAFRRHYLKNGGKLEDLKFRTPLYPILPLISLILNLLVLVSLAFDPEQRIALYCGVPFMIIAICVYQFHFKKKLEA